One genomic region from Tripterygium wilfordii isolate XIE 37 chromosome 20, ASM1340144v1, whole genome shotgun sequence encodes:
- the LOC119987082 gene encoding protein REDOX 2-like, with translation MEAEQIPAVKLSSGHKMPLIGMGTATIPIPPTDALASIFIDAIETGYRHFDTAAVYGSEEALGFAIKQALERGLIKSREEMFITSKLGYTDAHPDLVLPGLQRTLEKLGLDYVDLYLIHWPARLKQGSPRFNFPKENILPFDVTGTWKAMEDCSKLGLAKSIGVSNYGHKKLAQTLQHATVSPAVNQVEMNVAWQQQKLLRFCKENGIHLSAWSPLSANGGPWGSLAVMESPILKEIAAAKHKTVAQIALRWIYDQEASVIVRSFNKQRMKENLQILDFELSQDELEKIKQIPQQRTVLGERWIHENGPYKSLEELWDGDV, from the exons ATGGAAGCAGAGCAAATCCCTGCAGTAAAACTAAGTTCAGGGCACAAGATGCCTTTGATAGGCATGGGGACGGCCACAATTCCTATCCCACCGACTGATGCCTTAGCCTCGATTTTTATCGATGCCATCGAGACTGGCTACCGTCATTTTGACACTGCTGCTGTCTACGGCTCTGAAGAAGCTCTGGGATTCGCCATTAAACAGGCATTAGAGAGAGGCCTCATAAAGAGTAGGGAAGAGATGTTCATTACTTCCAAGCTTGGGTACACTGATGCACATCCAGATCTTGTTCTCCCTGGACTCCAGCGCACACTTGA GAAGCTGGGGCTGGACTATGTAGATCTTTATCTGATACATTGGCCGGCAAGACTGAAACAAGGAAGTCCCCGCTTCAATTTCCCAAAAGAGAACATACTTCCATTTGATGTCACAGGGACATGGAAGGCTATGGAAGACTGTTCAAAATTAGGCTTAGCCAAGTCTATTGGGGTCAGTAATTATGGACACAAAAAACTCGCTCAAACCCTTCAACATGCTACCGTCTCCCCTGCTGTCAATCAG GTAGAAATGAATGTTGCATGGCAGCAACAAAAGTTGTTGCGATTCTGTAAGGAAAATGGAATTCATTTGAGCGCATGGTCCCCTCTAAGCGCCAACGGCGGTCCTTGGGGTTCACTAGCAGTGATGGAAAGTCCAATCCTCAAGGAAATAGCAGCTGCAAAGCACAAGACTGTAGCTCAG ATTGCTTTAAGATGGATATACGATCAAGAAGCAAGTGTTATTGTTAGGAGCTTTAACAAGCAGCGGATGAAAGAGAATCTTCAAATCCTTGACTTCGAACTAAGCCAAGATGAACTTGAAAAAATTAAGCAGATTCCACAGCAAAGGACCGTCTTAGGGGAACGTTGGATTCATGAAAATGGCCCCTACAAGTCATTGGAGGAACTTTGGGACGGTGATGTGTGA
- the LOC119987083 gene encoding protein REDOX 2-like, whose translation MEAMKILEITLSSGHKMPGIGMGTVPHPLPPSDSSIVPTLIEAIKIGYRHFDTAAIYGSEESVGLAVKQAVEQGLIKSREEMFITSKLWCTDAHPDHVLPALNRTLQRLGMECVDLYLIHWPARLKEGSPRFDFPKENILPFDLIGTWKAMEECSRLGLAKSIGVSNHGPKKLSQILQHATIPPAVNQVEMHVARQQQELLQFCKDKAIHLTAWSPLSANGAFWGSLSVMESPILKEIAAAKHKSVAQVALRWIYQQGASFIVKSFNSKRMRENLQILDFELSQEEVEKIKQVPQHKPFAGEWLVYKDGPYKSLEEVWE comes from the exons ATGGAAGCAATGAAAATCCTAGAAATAACACTGAGTTCAGGCCATAAGATGCCTGGAATAGGAATGGGGACCGTGCCACATCCGCTTCCTCCTTCGGACAGCAGCATAGTCCCAACCTTAATCGAGGCGATTAAGATTGGCTACCGACATTTCGACACTGCAGCTATCTATGGATCTGAAGAATCCGTAGGCCTTGCCGTGAAACAGGCAGTAGAACAAGGCCTGATAAAGAGTCGCGAAGAGATGTTCATTACTTCAAAGCTCTGGTGCACTGATGCTCATCCAGACCATGTACTCCCAGCACTCAACCGCACATTACA GAGGCTAGGCATGGAGTGTGTGGATCTTTATCTGATCCATTGGCCTGCAAGACTGAAAGAAGGAAGCCCCCGCTTCGATTTTCCGAAAGAAAACATACTTCCATTTGATCTCATAGGAACATGGAAGGCCATGGAGGAGTGTTCCAGGTTGGGGTTAGCCAAGTCTATTGGAGTCAGCAATCATGGACCCAAAAAGCTCTCTCAAATCCTTCAACATGCTACCATCCCTCCTGCTGTCAATCAGGTGGAAATGCATGTTGCAAGGCAACAACAGGAGTTGCTGCAGTTTTGCAAAGACAAAGCCATACATCTCACTGCATGGTCTCCTTTGAGTGCAAATGGAGCTTTCTGGGGTTCACTTTCAGTAATGGAGAGTCCAATTCTCAAGGAAATAGCAGCCGCAAAACACAAAAGTGTAGCTCAG GTTGCACTGAGATGGATATACCAACAAGGAGCAAGTTTCATAGTGAAGAGCTTTAACAGCAAGAGGATGAGAGAGAATCTTCAAATCCTTGACTTTGAACTAAGCCAGGAAGAAgttgaaaagatcaagcaagTTCCACAACACAAGCCTTTTGCAGGAGAATGGTTGGTTTACAAAGATGGCCCCTACAAGTCACTGGAGGAAGTCTGGGAATAG
- the LOC119986973 gene encoding uncharacterized protein LOC119986973: MFLLQAHSEYGRRRRRNPVEDISNNRVYNGTTHSGQKGITCMRNTVSHRVGVPDSDIDSSAKLLHGGSLPEKVWLKQQFSIGVNDVTRLLEQMAPTSVTGNSHEHRNNVIRAHR, encoded by the exons ATGTTCCTTCTCCAAGCTCACTCGGAGtatggaagaaggagaagaaggaacCCAGTAGAAGATATCAGCAACAACAGGGTTTATAACGGGACAACTCACtcag GACAAAAGGGAATCACATGCATGAGAAATACAGTGAGTCACAGAGTCGGTGTACCAGATTCTGACATTG ATTCTTCAGCAAAACTCTTGCATGGAGGATCCTTACCTGAAAAAGTTTGGCTCAAG CAACAATTCTCAATTGGGGTCAATGATGTCACCCGCCTGCTTGAGCAGATGGCTCCAACCTCTGTGACAGGAAATTCTCATGAACATCGTAATAATGTCATTAGAGCGCATCGATGA
- the LOC119986974 gene encoding CASP-like protein 4D1 codes for MASKAIANSVLVLRLLTLLASIACMIVIVTDKISYGGDVKSDFKELNAYRYVLSVAVIAATYSLFQLHFAIYYTVKEKRLIGGQFLPEFDFYGDKVMTFFLATGVGAGFAVSCEFKKLLNAVYKLLVSLNYTGLEEWMSSINKFLEKGNIAAGLLLIASLAMAVLSIISSINRTRSTGFMAFN; via the exons ATGGCATCCAAAGCCATAGCAAACTCAGTTCTTGTGTTGAGGCTCCTCACTCTCTTAGCTTCAATTGCTTGTATGATTGTTATTGTTACTGATAAGATCTCATATGGTGGTGATGTCAAGTCAGATTTCAAGGAACTCAACGCATATAG GTATGTCCTTTCGGTTGCTGTTATAGCTGCAACCTACAGTTTGTTTCAGCTACATTTCGCCATATATTACACAGTGAAAGAGAAAAGGCTGATCGGAGGCCAATTCTTGCCGGAGTTTGACTTTTACGGAGACAAG GTGATGACCTTTTTTCTTGCGACTGGCGTTGGGGCCGGTTTTGCTGTGAGTTGCGAATTCAAGAAATTGCTGAATGCTGTATACAAACTCCTTGTGTCATTGAATTACACAGGACTTGAAGAATGGATGTCCAGTATTAATAAGTTTCTCGAGAAGGGAAATATTGCAGCTGGTCTTCTGCTCATAGCTTCTCTTGCCATGGCCGTGCTCTCCATCATCTCCTCCATTAATCGAACCAGGAGCACTGGATTCATGGCATTTAATTGA
- the LOC119986777 gene encoding zinc finger protein SHOOT GRAVITROPISM 5-like: MLANTSSLSSLPAPFSAENGAGTNNNKRKRRPAGTPDPDAEVVSLSPKTLMESDRYVCEICNQGFQRDQNLQMHRRRHKVPWKLLKRETPVARKRVFVCPEPSCLHHHPCHALGDLVGIKKHFRRKHSNHKQWVCEKCSKGYAVQSDYKAHLKTCGTRGHSCDCGRVFSRVESFIEHQDACNMGGLNSESQSLQPACLSRSASSPSPSSDQTNIGDNLPWSGIIMPRPTLDTMFLGSPTKAKYHHNLELQLQLSIGSSDLSDKMESDARKNSPTRDVNGAEMASRVKDQAREHLRLAMAEKMYAEEARKQAKKQIEFAEQEFASAKQIRLQAQAELDKALGLKGHAMKQINSTILQITCHACKQQFQARSSATTRPPDENSFVLSHMSSLGEVEKIFSQVD; the protein is encoded by the exons ATGTTAGCGAATACCTCTTCCTTATCATCACTTCCTGCACCATTTTCAGCTGAAAATGGTGCAGGAACCAACAACAATAAGAGAAAACGAAGACCCGCGGGAACTCCAG ATCCGGATGCGGAGGTGGTTTCTCTGTCACCAAAAACTCTTATGGAATCGGATCGTTATGTGTGTGAGATCTGCAACCAAGGTTTCCAGAGAGACCAGAACCTACAGATGCACCGGCGGCGACACAAGGTCCCTTGGAAGCTACTAAAGAGGGAGACGCCGGTGGCTAGGAAGCGCGTGTTCGTCTGCCCCGAGCCAAGTTGCTTGCACCACCACCCCTGCCACGCCCTGGGTGATCTGGTTGGGATCAAGAAGCATTTCAGAAGAAAACACAGTAATCACAAACAATGGGTTTGCGAGAAATGCTCCAAAGGCTATGCTGTCCAGTCTGATTACAAGGCTCATCTCAAGACTTGTGGGACTAGAGGCCATTCTTGCGATTGTGGCCGCGTTTTTTCCAG GGTTGAAAGTTTCATTGAGCACCAAGATGCTTGTAATATGGGGGGTCTCAATTCTGAATCACAGTCACTACAACCTGCATGCCTGTCTCGAAGCGCTTCGAGCCCAAGCCCTTCAAGTGATCAGACCAATATCGGCGATAATCTTCCTTGGTCTGGAATCATAATGCCAAGACCAACATTGGACACAATGTTCTTGGGCAGCCCTACTAAAGCAAAATATCATCACAACTTGGAGCTCCAGTTACAGCTCTCAATTGGTTCATCCGATCTAAGCGACAAAATGGAGTCCGACGCAAGAAAAAACTCCCCTACTAGGGATGTCAATGGAGCGGAGATGGCGTCGAGGGTAAAGGACCAAGCACGCGAGCACTTAAGGTTGGCGATGGCGGAGAAGATGTACGCTGAAGAGGCGAGGAAGCAAGCGAAGAAGCAGATTGAATTCGCAGAACAAGAATTTGCAAGTGCGAAGCAGATTAGGCTACAAGCTCAAGCTGAATTGGACAAGGCATTGGGTTTGAAAGGTCATGCAATGAAGCAAATAAATTCAACCATTCTTCAAATCACTTGTCATGCTTGCAAGCAACAGTTTCAAGCCAGAAGTAGTGCTACTACTAGGCCTCCTGATGAGAACTCTTTTGTGTTGAGTCACATGTCATCTTTAGGTGAAGTAGAGAAAATATTTTCTCAAGTTGATTAA
- the LOC119987427 gene encoding eukaryotic translation initiation factor 3 subunit J-like, giving the protein MDDWEDDPIPSLLKKDQPISAWDDEDVEENDIKESWEEEDEPTSAPASDPLAEKVSKKIEAKPSQEKKITAKEVKQEPLDPVAEKLRQQRLVEEADYQSTTELFGKRSDEKSLGNFIPKSENDFVEYAELISHKLRPYEKSFHYVGLLKAVMRLSMTTLRASDAKEIASSVTAIANEKLKAEKEANAGKKKGTKKKQLHVDKAEDDIIADTYDGADDYDFM; this is encoded by the exons ATGGATGATTGGG AGGATGATCCTATTCCATCCCTTCTTAAGAAGGACCAACCTATAAGTGCTTGGGACGACGAGGATGTAGAAGAAAATGACATAAAAGAATCAtgggaggaagaagatgaacctaCTTCT GCACCTGCATCAGATCCCCTTGCTGAGAAGGTTTCCAAAAAGATTGAAGCAAAACCtagtcaagaaaagaaaataactgCCAAAGAAGTCAAGCAGGAGCCTCTGGATCCTGTAGCAGAGAAGCTTCGACAACAGAG GCTCGTGGAAGAAGCTGATTATCAGTCCACCACAGAATTGTTTGGAAAAAGGAGTGATGAGAAATCTCTTGGCAATTTCATTCCTAAGTCTGAAAATGATTTTGTGGAATATGCAGAGCTTATTTCTCATAAACTCCGTCCATACGAG AAAAGCTTTCATTATGTAGGATTACTGAAGGCAGTGATGAGGCTGTCAATGACAACTCTAAGAGCATCTGACGCAAAAGAAATTGCTTCTTCTGTCACAGCAATTGCGAATGAGAAACTCAAAGCAGAGAAAGAGGCTAATGCTGGCAAAAAGAAAG GTACAAAGAAGAAACAACTTCACGTTGACAAAGCAGAAGATGACATTATTGCTGATACATATGATGGTGCGGATGACTATGATTTCATGTGA